CGGCGACACCGAGGCGCTCGAACTCGGCCCGAACAACTGCGCCGCGAACTGACGCGGCCGAACCGACGCGCTCCTCCGTCCGTGTTCCGTGACCGGCCCTCGAGCGGGACCCGAGGGCTACGTGGATGGCGTGGACCCGGTCGGGACGGGGTAGCTGAGCGACAGCGACTCGATCGAGTGGCCGGACCGGACGTGGTGATCGATCGCATCCCTCCCGATCGCGGTCCGTGATTCGCGCTCCTCCGTACTCGCCCTCCACCCACACGTCGTACAGTGGTTTTCGAAGTAGTACACTACCGGTCGCTAGCGCCTCCGTACGGATGAATCCGCGACCTTGTATAGCCGGCTAGCTCCGATAGGCCTTGAGGCGCTGTTTCGCGAACTGCGCGAGCAACGGGAGGTCGTCGAACTGGAGGAGTTTCGCGATCGCCAGCTTGTTCCCGTTGTTGATCCCGCTCAGGGTGTCCCGATCGAGGTTCCGGAGGTCCCGGAGCAGGCTATCGTACCGCTCGTTGGGGACGAGATACAGCAGTTCCGTCATGAACAGCCGCGCGTCCGCCCCCGGCGCGACCTCGCCGTGCCAGAGGTCGTCGTACAGCGAGACGTTCTCGGCCGAGGTATCGCGCTCGTCGGGGATGAGACACTGATCGGCGGTGATCGCGGCCGCTCGCCCGGATCGCATCCCCTTGTTGATCCCCTCACCCCACAGCGGGTCGATCGTCGGCACCGTGTCGCCGATCGCCATGAAGTTGTCCGTGCTCAGGGCGCCGGGGGGCTGGATGTGGGCGGATCCCCGGTGCTGTCGCCCCTCGATCCGCTCGGCGTCGGCGAACCGGGGGTCGGTGTCCAACCAGTGTTCGAGGTAGCCGTCGACCGTCCGGCGCGTCTCGGCGTAGCGCTGGTAGCTCTCGTTCTGGATGTAACAGAGGCCGACCTTCGCCGTGTCCTCACCGGTGTGGAAGATCCAGGCGTAGCCGCCCGGGGCGTACGTGTGATCGAGTCGGAGCATCATCGCGTCGGTCAAATCCGCGTGGCCCGCCGCGTCGAGGTCGACCCCCTCGAATTCGTACTCGATGCCGATCGCCTGGTTCTCCCGCTTGAGATCGCTCACGTCGAGCGCCTTCGCGAGCGGGGCGGCCGGCCCGGTGGCGTCGACGACGATGTCCCCGTACACCTCCCGTGAGCCGTTATACTGCACCCCGACGATCTCGCCGCCCTCGGTGATCGGGTTCGAGACGCGGGCGTCGAACCGGTACTCGGCCCCCTTCTCCGTGCCGTCCTCGACGAGGAACGTCTTGAACGCGCCGAAATCCAGCACGCCGCCGGCCTGCTCCCGGACGAAGTGTTCGTTGGGCGATTCGATGACGACGCTGTCGGTGAAGTGCATCACGACGTCGTCCGGAATCCCGAACGCGCTCAGCATCGAGGGGAACGTCCCGCCGGTCGACTTGTTGCTCTGGCGCGGGAACTCGTCTTCCTGTTCGGTCTCGAGGACGACCACGTCGTACCCCCGCGCCGCGAGGTCGCGAGCACACTGTGCGCCCGCGGGACCGGCGCCGGCGACGACCACGTCGAACTGTTCGTTCATAATGGATCAATACAGCTACCTGTTATGAAGCTTGATACTCGTCGTTCCCGTGCGCTACTCACGCACGGGCCGGGGGTACGACCCGTGACCCGGTCACACGACGATCCGTTTACCGTCCGCTGCGGGCTCTAGCTCGACCTCCGAGAGGCGAGAGAGCATGTCCTCGCTCATGTGCGTGATCACGAGGCGATCACACTCCAGCTCGTCCCGATGTGCCCACAGCGTCCGGTAGTCGAGGTGGTTGGGTATCTCCTTCTCGTAGAAGTACGATTCGCAGACGAACAGGTTCGCGTCGCGTGCGACGTCGATCAGGGCATCCGTCCACTCCGTGTCGCCG
The DNA window shown above is from Halalkalicoccus sp. NIPERK01 and carries:
- a CDS encoding digeranylgeranylglycerophospholipid reductase, which codes for MNEQFDVVVAGAGPAGAQCARDLAARGYDVVVLETEQEDEFPRQSNKSTGGTFPSMLSAFGIPDDVVMHFTDSVVIESPNEHFVREQAGGVLDFGAFKTFLVEDGTEKGAEYRFDARVSNPITEGGEIVGVQYNGSREVYGDIVVDATGPAAPLAKALDVSDLKRENQAIGIEYEFEGVDLDAAGHADLTDAMMLRLDHTYAPGGYAWIFHTGEDTAKVGLCYIQNESYQRYAETRRTVDGYLEHWLDTDPRFADAERIEGRQHRGSAHIQPPGALSTDNFMAIGDTVPTIDPLWGEGINKGMRSGRAAAITADQCLIPDERDTSAENVSLYDDLWHGEVAPGADARLFMTELLYLVPNERYDSLLRDLRNLDRDTLSGINNGNKLAIAKLLQFDDLPLLAQFAKQRLKAYRS